The nucleotide sequence GCATTTGCGACTACAACTACTGTGTTATTTCCAATTTCAGTCTCGCCCACATACTGGGGGTGTTGAAGTGAATTAACTCCTTTCACTGTAACTATCTTTAATTCTGTCATGTAGAGATTCAGGCTGTGTCTAGACACACCTAAGGACGAATACGCAGTACCATTTATACTGGCTAAGTGTACATAACCTATTACTGTTCCATTGACACCATAAAACTCTATGGTCTCGAAGTTAGTGTTTGCGTTAATAACCGAAGATAGTTCCACATTTAACAAGTTAATTCCAAATTTGATATTACCTAATCCCTCTCCTTTCCACACTAATGCAGGTACATATGTTCCATTGAAGTAGGCAATTGTTGCATTAACGCTATTACTCTTTGCAGTCACAGAGGTATTTTCATTATAGCTCATGTTAAACTGAACAGGGGCATATCTTCTAGGTAAGTTGAATTGAACAGTTATTTTTCCCTGGCTCTCCTGTTGGATTGATGTGCTAATTAGTTCTCTCAAAACTACACTCACATGTTCTGTAACAGTTTCATTTGCCTTCACATTAAAGGTTAGTTGTGATATTGATGTACCGTTGGCGAACTGTAATATCACGTTTCCAGAGCCATTTATGTATGCATGTGTATCAATAGTAGCGGTACCATTAGTTATTCCTGACCACACCAGTTGAGAATGAGATGAAGAGTTTACTATAACTCTGATGAGGTAAGGTATCTGACTATTTATGATAAGTTCCATGTCTGGTTTTGCTGTAATGCTTATGTTACCTGAATACGTTTTGTAAGTATCTGAAAACTCTAATAAATAAGAGGTTTCATTGTAAGTGATCCTTGTTGCGCCGTTAGTTTGGTTACTTAAAGTTGTGTTATATAGGGCTGAGGTTGCTATTAGAGATGTAAAAGTTGCGTTAGTGAGTAAACCTGTGTAGTTGGTGTTTATGTAAATACTTCCATATCTCTGATACATTATATTTAATGTTGTGTTATTGCTGGAAGGTGTTGCGTCTACACTCAGGGCTATTATACCCGCCAATGAAAAAAACAGAAGGGTTAGATATATTATGGCATTTTTCATGAGGTGCTCGTAAGGGCTCTACATGAAAATTACTTTTAAGCTTTTTCGATATAGTAATTTCATATATATTTAAATAGATTTAATTCTATTTAAAAGACTGAGTTTAAAAATCGAAATATCATCCTTTGTTCTAAAAGTCTTTCCGAAGAATATTTAATATTTTCATATATGTTAAAATTTATAATGATTGAATTCATGACTATGATAGGATTTAAGTCATTATATGAAATAGATTTAAATTAGTCTTGAGAAAATGTTCATTACCGAACGAGAATGGAGAAAAAGTGGATTGCTTTAACAAATACTAGTATAGGAATCTTCTTAGCCTTTGCAAACTATAATATGATAATATTAGCTCTACCAACCATATTCTCTTCCTTAAACTTTAATCCGACATCACCAGGGGCGTTGGACTACCTCCTTTGGGTGATATTAGGTTACATGATTGTTACTTCATCATTGGTAGTTACAATGGGTAGGATCTCAGATATGAAGGGTAGAGCAAGACTATACATGATTGGATTTCTAATATTTTCCATTTCCTCGGGTCTCTTGGCAAGTGTTGTAAGTCCTGGCGCGGAGGGCATAATGGAGATCATCTTGTTGAGAATTGTTCAGGGGATAGGTGGCGGTTTCCTCATGGTGAACAGTGCTGCGGTATTAACTGATTATTTTCCGAAGAGTGAACTAGGAAAAGCTTTAGGATTAAATCAGGTCTCAGGACTAGTCGGTAATGTAGTGGGTCTAATATTGGGAGGAATTCTAGCTACAGTGAACTGGCGCTATATTTTCATCTTCGATCTAGTAGTTGGTATAGCTGGTACATTATGGAGTTATAGGTCACTAAAGGATGCGCAAAAGCCCATCTCACAATCTTTAGATGTTATAGGTACCACGTTGTTTGGAGTTGGTATAACTGTTCTCTTAGTCTCGGTAACCTACGGTATAACGCCTTATGGCAACCAAGAATTAGGCTGGGGAAATCCTTTTGTAATTGCAGGAATAGTTTCATCCCTTGTTCTAATTGGAGTCTTTCTGTTTATCGAGAGTAGGATTAAGAATCCAATGTTTGATTTGTCACTATTTAAAATAAGGGACTTTTCGATAGGTAATTTCACCAATTTTGTAGTGTCCCTTACTAGACAAGGTATACTGTTAGTGCTCCTAGTCCTATTACAAGGCATTTGGCTTCCTCTACATGGTGTAGCATATGCCGATACTCCTTTTTGGGCGGGGATATATCTTATTCCAAACGTACTAGGTTTCGCTGTGTTTGGTCCAATAAGTGGAATATTATCGGATAAATATGGTTCTAAGCTTTTCACCAGTCTAGGTCTGTTTCTTAGTGCTATAGGTTTCTTCTTGTTATCAGAATTACCTTATAACTTTGACCCATGGGAATTCTTTGTAATAACCTTTATTATGGGTGCAGGGATGGGTCTTTTCTCCTCACCTAATATGGCAGATATCATGGCTTCAGCTCCTGTGGAAAAGAGAGGTATAGCATCTGGTATGAGGGCTTCATTACAAAATACTGGGTCAGCGCTAAGTGTAGGTGTATACTTTAGTGTGATAATTACAGGAATGGCAGGAAGCTTAGACAACTCTTTATCATCTGCTCTTCTTGCCCATGGTATCAATCTGAGTATAAATATACCAGCATCTGTCGCAATATTCTCTGCCCTACTGGGTTACGACCCATTGGCGTCAGTTACCTCGAATTTATCTCCCTCATTAGCTCATGTAATAGACAGTCCACAATTCTTCGTCTCTGCGATAGCTCCTTCCTTTATGTCAGCTTTTAGGTTAATGCTATATATTTCCACTGCATTATTAATATTGTCAGGAATATTGTCACTTATAAGAAAGGGTGTAAGAGTTGGAACAGTGGGAAGTAATATTAAGAGGACACAAGAAACTGAGGAAGTTACTTCAGAATGAAGCAGAGAAGCTAGGTTTAACTTATACTGATGTTCAAGTACTATATTCTCTAAGCTCTGGTGAGAAGAATGTTTCTACGTTAGCTAAACTAGTGGATGTCAACAAGTCCACTATGGTTGAGGTTTTAGACAAATTAGAGAAGATGGGTTACATAAAAAAGAGTAAGAATGAACAAGATAAGAGAGTGGTCATAATTAAAGTTACAGAGGAAGGGCTGAACATCTTAACTCAAGTGAGGACAAGGTATAAGGATCTCATTTTAACATTACTAGACAAGGTAGAAAATAAGGAATGTGTATTAGCATTCTTTAATGCGATAATTGATCAAGCAGAAAAGCAAAGCCTCTCTACTCTTGCTTAATTGTACTCTAAATTTTATGATAATCCATTTTAGTCAACATTTATAGTTATATAGGTCTAAGTCTTTTAGTCAACATTTATTACTTCTCATAGTATAATTGGAGTTTATTTATTTAAGTTATGAGTCTATTTTAGTATAGTTAATATGGGTTTGCTTGTAGTATCCTATACCCAACTCTAAAGTAAATTTTTAAATCATTTGGACTAAATATAATATAGAGAGAGTGAAATGACCAAGGTTGAGGTGATTAAAATTGAGATCAGTGAGCCATGCGGTCGTAAGCTGGACTCTCTGGAGTCTAGCGCTATATCTCACACTTCCCTATCTTTCTTCTGCCATCGAACACTCAATTAATAATCCACTTTTTGTGGGTCCCTTTTACATAATCTCCTCAGGTATTGGTAGTCTAAGTTTATTAGCTCTTGAACGTCACGTGAAACTGCTATCAACTATAGGGTTAGCACTTTCAGGCATAGGACTGTTAATGATAGGAGTAGATGCTAATCAGCTCCTGACCATAATTGGCTTTATCTTTTACAACCTATATTGGCTTTCAGTTCCAATTTTCTACTATTTGCTGTCTGAAGAGGAGGGCTCTCTAACTAAGGCATGGTCTATATCGATGGTCCCTGCAATAATAATGCCAGTAATCGCTGGGATATTGATAAGATGGGGAGAAATAATTATATTTATACTAGGAGGTTTGCTTCAGTTAACCTCTTCAATAATATTAATCTTAGTTAAACATCGAATTGATGAGGACCATATGGTTGGTTATGACGTTGGGATTCCTAAAAATGTAATCTTTGTAGTCCTTCCGCTCTCTATAGTAATGCCGTTTCTCTACTTAGATGTGAGAGAGTCTTTGATATGGGTGATTTACTCCTCGGGGCAAATCCTAGGTATTTTAATGTCGTGGTTTTTGTGGAAGTCTAAAAACGCCATAATGTTATCTTTGATAATATTCTCAGGGATAATATTCTCAGTATTTTCACCTATAGGTATATTGTTTTACGGATCATCAGAAGCCTTAGTTGCATTGGGAATAGAGAAGTCGAGACCAAGTCTAATGAAGCATGCGATAAAAGTTGCTCTCACAGAAGCCTTGGTTTGGACTGTTGGATATGCAGTAGGTTCATTACTATACTACATATCAGGTTTCCTTCCATTTATCTACTCTTCTCTGGTATCGTTGATATTAGCGATGATAATTGGCTTATTCAGTTCATTGACCTTTAACAGTGTAATTAGCAAAAATCCGTTAAAGAATACAATTCCCTTCAAAATTGTAAGATATCTAACATTACGTGAGGGAATATTTCCATATTTTAAAATCTCGTAGTTTTTAAAATTCAGGACTTTCTGTATAAGGTAAAAAGCCTTTTTTCTCTTTCCAACTAATCTTATAATTTATGCTTCCCCATCAACACATAAAGCAACTACTTGATAAGGTCTTACGAAATTACTCCATTGATAATATTAGGGAAAATGGTTATGATCTTAGGATATGTGGTGAGAAGTACTATGAGGTACTCGGAGACGCAGAACTTCCCAATAAGAGAAGTAGTCTGAGAGAGTTTAGATTTGACGACTTTGCAGAATTAAAACCGCTTAAAACTTATTTATTTGAGTCTTGTGAGGAGTTTGACATGCCAAGTGACCTAGCTGTTCTAATAACATTAAAGAGTACTATGGCTAGGAACGGGTTCTTAGCACCTCCCACTGTCATTGATGCGGGATACAAGGGGAAAATAGCGATTGCGCTAACTCCAGTTTACAGTACAAAACTTAAGAAGGGAATGTCAACTCACCACCTCATCTTTCTCAGATTAGATGAGCCTTCCTCAAAAACATATTCAGGAAAATATCAGGGTGGAGTTATACTGTAAGAGAATAGTGAATATGTTCAGTAAGCCACTTTCACTGTCAACTTAACCTTATACTTTCGTCCAGGCTTAGTTATCTCATACTCAACTTTTACATTATTGCAGTTATAAACGTTCTTTATCATATCATATCCTAGACTTGTGGTGTCTTTCGTACAGTATTCCCTATTTATTCCGATATTTGAAAGAAATTTATCCACTTTCTCTTCTACTTCATTTAAAGAGGAAGCGTAAAATTCAGTATTTATCGTATTACCAGATATCGTAGTAGTCGTTATATTGTTTGTGAAGAACATAAGGGACAATACGGATACTGCTACACCAGCTATGGTAAACACGATTATGAGTAGAGTGAAGATGTTCCCAAAGAAGGATATCCGTAGAAAATAAACAAGTGAAAGATATACTACTGACGAGACAACATCACAGATTGCCAGTGATATTAGCCCTCTCCTAAACTCTCTTTCCAGCATTGCAGTAACGAAACCTAATATAAAAGGTCCTAATAACGGAATCCACCATACTGCAACTGCTAAGGGTAATTCATACTTTAACTTCATATGGATTCTTAGTAGTAACTCGCACTTTTTTAAATATGGGTATAAATTTTTCTTGGTAAGTTCTATTAGTGTAACGTGGTTAAAGATTTACTTTTAAATTGTAAAACAAAAATGAATGAGGTGATAAACTAATGATCAGGATATTTAATCAGAAGGGGAAATTGTATGAAGGTCCTATATGGGCATATAACTCATTGTACTTCGTTGATATACCCAAGGGAGAATTGCACAATCTGAAAGAAGATGGCACACATTGGGCTGTAAAATTTCCAACTTATGTTAGTTCATTACAACCTACTAAAAGAGGTGGCATAATAGTCACTGCAGGAAACGGATTTTACTTAGTAAAAGATAAGGATCAAATCTCCTTATTATATGAGGTTAAAGACTGGGATTCTAGGAACAGGTTTAACGACGGAAAGTGTGATCAGATGGGAAGATATTGGATAGGGACAATGAATTTAGAGGAGAAGTATCCTACAGGTGGTCTATTTGTACTTGACCTTGATATGAAATTTAGGAGAGTTTTAACAGATGTTACCATATCAAATGGATTAGCGTGGAGCCTAGATAATAAGTATCTGTACTATATTGACTCCCCAACTAGAAAAATATTCAAGTTCAAATTTGACCTGGAGAGAGGGGACATATCACAGAGGGAGGTTCTTATAGATCTCAAAGAATACGAAGGAGTCCCAGATGGTATGACCATTGATAGTGAGGGAAACTTGTGGGTTGCTTTATATGGAGGAGGAGCGGTCTTGAGAATTGATGTGGAAAAGAGAAAGGTAATTCAAGAGCTGAGATTACCTGCCCCAAGGGTCACTTCAGTCATCTTTGGTGGGAGTAATATGGATACATTATTCATCACAACAGCTAACGATCACCCTGATGGGGGATTTGTTTACTCTGAAAGAGTTGATGTAAAAGGAGTAGAGACCTATTATTGCGGATTCTAAGAACGTAAAAGTGGCATAAAGTAATATTTCACTTAAGATCTTTGTTTATTAGCCTGTAATGAAGACCGATGAAACAAGATTAAACGTGTTTCAGGTCAGAGCATGGTCTGTATTCATCACTTATAGGGTTTTGATAAACTTAGAGATATACTTTAACCTTTCAGATAATGCAGGATGAGTGGAGAAGATAAAGCCTTTCTTATCATCCCTTAGTATTGTCTCCTTAGCCAGCGTTAGGTCTACCTCGGAGTAGTCCCTGATTATTTCATGAGGTAGAAATCTACTCAGATAACCTATTTTAACTAGTGCATTAGCCAGATTTAATGGTATCCAGTTAGTCGTTCTACATGCCTTTATATCAGCGTTTTTCTCTAAAAGCCTATGAACAGGGAACAACAAAACTACACCTATAACTAGTTCAGATAATCCTAGTAGTGGGTTGTAATTCGCTATGTAGATGTAGAATGTGTTAACAATTAAAACATATATTAGCTGTATCTCAATATCTCTGTTTTTGATGTGGTGTAACTCATGTAATAGAACAGAAATTAACTCTCTATCGTTAAGTGACTCTAACAACCCCCTTGTAACTATAACATTGTAAGATAGGAAATTACCTAGTACGAAGGCATTAGGCTTACTAGAGTTTATCTCGTGTAACTTTATCTTCTTCATTTGTACCAATGCTAACGCGTATTCGAATTTCCTTAATACGTCCTCATTTTCTACCTTTTTTGACTTTATTACCCTGAGTAATATTCCAGGAGAAATTATATACCACAAGAAGAGAATAAATATTACTCCGATTATCTCTATGTAGAACAATGGAGGAACTAGAAAGTAGATAGTTAAGATCATTGCAAAGAGAATTATGATGGTTGCTAGATGATATCTCCACCATAGGTGCATTGTAATTTTTACCACTCATAAACTTATAAGAGTTAATAAAAAGAAAACACGTATAATCTAGTTTACGTGAAGTTACGTGAACTGAAATAGAGGGAGAGTAACACACCATTTTATTCTTCCTGATACAAAGGGTATGTTGATATTATAGCAGAAACTAGGTTCACCCGTCACTATTAACGATATGAGGATAGCCTCGCCATTTATGGCCGGGAGGAAGTCAGCTCAATAACTCTGTAAAGGATTTGGATTAACCACATTAGGGCACGTAGCATTTATGTTTAGTTATTCATAACTCTTAAGCTAAGTACTAATTAGAGAAAATATTTTTAGTATGTTAATAAAAATAATATTAGTATTTCGAAAAAGTACACAATCTAAAAATAGTTCAGTTGTTCAAGTTTTTTAGTAAAATGTGCTAATATCAGTGTAAAAATAATTTTGCATAATGTTTATTAATATTCTCTGCATTATCTACTAGAATTGAGGGATCTCGATATTAGAGAGGTATCAACAATGATAAATGTGAAGAGGGTAGACCTTACTAAGGTTAGTGGTGAGATCAGATTCTTAGTGATGAAGACATTACTAACCGCAAAACCCATAGTTGTGTTTAGGACCCATGAAAAAGGTAAAAAAATTATAGTGGAACTTTGTGAGATTTTAGACTTCCCCTACAGAGAGGAGTTAGAGGAGGAAAAGGGGATATCGCTAATAGAGATTAAGAGAGAAATGGAGGTCTCTGATGCTATAACTGATAAAGTTAGTGTGATAGCCAATTTTAGTCCCTCAGGAATAGCCAATAGACTAACGAATCCTTCCATATTACTCTCTTTCATTCCTGAAATTCGAGGTATAAAGGACGTAAGTCCTAGTTATTACTTCTTCACCGTGAATTGGCCTAATAAAATAACAGTCCCCTTTGTGTTACATAAGATCAAGGGTTACGGACCTAAATATATTATTAGGTATTTAGGGTATACTAAGTCATTAACACGTACATTTCTTTTAAAGATTGACTTTACAGTATCCAAAAATTCTAAGGGAAGCAAAATAGAGATGACGGAGAGTTACAAGGGCTCCTTCATGTTTCTAGCAGACGACAAAATAAAGAAACACATATCTCTATTTAAAGAGAAACTACATAGTATCCTGTTTTAGCTTTTTATCCATGTTAACTCTTATTTAAATAGAGTTGACACTTGCAAAGGTTTTTTCGCAAAAATTAAGAGAACTGGGCATATCAAGCATTTACATTGGTCATGAGAGACCATCGTTACAGTCATTGGCTATCAAGATGCTCCTTAAAAACTACGGACTTGTAGAGGAAAGAAGGGAAGGTATGCTAATAACTCAGGATCATGGTATTAAGTTGATCAGTGGCAAGGGAACCGAGACCTCCAGATATACCTTTCGTAAGGGGGGTAAGAAAGTAAGTATTCATTTACCTGAGTATCCTAAGATGGTAATCGATTTGGGTCTGTTTGAGTTTTTAAACGAGGAGGAAAAGGAAAAGACTTTACTTCAAGTAGACTTGTGTCTAAGTGTAATAAGGAAATTTCTATGGGACGGTAATTTAACAGTAGTGGGAAAAGCTGATTACGTGTTAGGTAGGGCTAACATTGTTCAAAGTTTGAGTTTAAGTGATGAAGATAACCCAGTTATTCTTGATCCTTACGGTGATGTTGTAGCCACAGACCAGATACTGAGGGATCATAACGTTTTTGTAATAGGTGGTATAGTGGACAAGGGAAGAAGGTTAGACAGGGCTACAGAGAGGTTAGCCTTGAGCAGAGGATATAGCTTTCCAAGGGTAAAGATCCAATTGAGAGGTAGCATAATAGGAGTTCCTGATGAAATAAATAAGATACTTGAAATAATTCTGAGGGTAAAAGAATTAGATCAGAGCTTAGAGGAGGCTATAATCTCTCTTCAATCTAAGTCGGATAAAATATCAAGGCTTTTACATGATGTTCAACTA is from Sulfolobus acidocaldarius DSM 639 and encodes:
- a CDS encoding dCTP deaminase, translating into MLPHQHIKQLLDKVLRNYSIDNIRENGYDLRICGEKYYEVLGDAELPNKRSSLREFRFDDFAELKPLKTYLFESCEEFDMPSDLAVLITLKSTMARNGFLAPPTVIDAGYKGKIAIALTPVYSTKLKKGMSTHHLIFLRLDEPSSKTYSGKYQGGVIL
- a CDS encoding SMP-30/gluconolactonase/LRE family protein; the protein is MIRIFNQKGKLYEGPIWAYNSLYFVDIPKGELHNLKEDGTHWAVKFPTYVSSLQPTKRGGIIVTAGNGFYLVKDKDQISLLYEVKDWDSRNRFNDGKCDQMGRYWIGTMNLEEKYPTGGLFVLDLDMKFRRVLTDVTISNGLAWSLDNKYLYYIDSPTRKIFKFKFDLERGDISQREVLIDLKEYEGVPDGMTIDSEGNLWVALYGGGAVLRIDVEKRKVIQELRLPAPRVTSVIFGGSNMDTLFITTANDHPDGGFVYSERVDVKGVETYYCGF
- a CDS encoding M56 family metallopeptidase; protein product: MHLWWRYHLATIIILFAMILTIYFLVPPLFYIEIIGVIFILFLWYIISPGILLRVIKSKKVENEDVLRKFEYALALVQMKKIKLHEINSSKPNAFVLGNFLSYNVIVTRGLLESLNDRELISVLLHELHHIKNRDIEIQLIYVLIVNTFYIYIANYNPLLGLSELVIGVVLLFPVHRLLEKNADIKACRTTNWIPLNLANALVKIGYLSRFLPHEIIRDYSEVDLTLAKETILRDDKKGFIFSTHPALSERLKYISKFIKTL
- a CDS encoding MarR family winged helix-turn-helix transcriptional regulator; translated protein: MEQWEVILRGHKKLRKLLQNEAEKLGLTYTDVQVLYSLSSGEKNVSTLAKLVDVNKSTMVEVLDKLEKMGYIKKSKNEQDKRVVIIKVTEEGLNILTQVRTRYKDLILTLLDKVENKECVLAFFNAIIDQAEKQSLSTLA
- the trm10 gene encoding tRNA (adenine(9)-N1)-methyltransferase Trm10 — translated: MTLAKVFSQKLRELGISSIYIGHERPSLQSLAIKMLLKNYGLVEERREGMLITQDHGIKLISGKGTETSRYTFRKGGKKVSIHLPEYPKMVIDLGLFEFLNEEEKEKTLLQVDLCLSVIRKFLWDGNLTVVGKADYVLGRANIVQSLSLSDEDNPVILDPYGDVVATDQILRDHNVFVIGGIVDKGRRLDRATERLALSRGYSFPRVKIQLRGSIIGVPDEINKILEIILRVKELDQSLEEAIISLQSKSDKISRLLHDVQLYGMEVLEEEARWLRADDKVIEIVRSRLGKN
- a CDS encoding MFS transporter; this translates as MEKKWIALTNTSIGIFLAFANYNMIILALPTIFSSLNFNPTSPGALDYLLWVILGYMIVTSSLVVTMGRISDMKGRARLYMIGFLIFSISSGLLASVVSPGAEGIMEIILLRIVQGIGGGFLMVNSAAVLTDYFPKSELGKALGLNQVSGLVGNVVGLILGGILATVNWRYIFIFDLVVGIAGTLWSYRSLKDAQKPISQSLDVIGTTLFGVGITVLLVSVTYGITPYGNQELGWGNPFVIAGIVSSLVLIGVFLFIESRIKNPMFDLSLFKIRDFSIGNFTNFVVSLTRQGILLVLLVLLQGIWLPLHGVAYADTPFWAGIYLIPNVLGFAVFGPISGILSDKYGSKLFTSLGLFLSAIGFFLLSELPYNFDPWEFFVITFIMGAGMGLFSSPNMADIMASAPVEKRGIASGMRASLQNTGSALSVGVYFSVIITGMAGSLDNSLSSALLAHGINLSINIPASVAIFSALLGYDPLASVTSNLSPSLAHVIDSPQFFVSAIAPSFMSAFRLMLYISTALLILSGILSLIRKGVRVGTVGSNIKRTQETEEVTSE